In Meleagris gallopavo isolate NT-WF06-2002-E0010 breed Aviagen turkey brand Nicholas breeding stock chromosome 6, Turkey_5.1, whole genome shotgun sequence, the genomic stretch CCCTTCTACTAATTATGACTTTTCTTAAtacaaagtaatttaaaaatctaaCCATATAACATGAACTACTTATCACTCTGatcacttcttttccttcttgctttgcTACTATAGATTCAGATGAAAAAATGTCCTcaggtttgttttatttctctttttttcaggaGTGGTTTTGCAAAGTGGACAGTAATGGAGTATATGAGCACGGGTAGTGATAGCAAAGAGGAAATTGACTTGTTGCTAACTAATTTAAATATGTCTGAAGTGATAGACATCATGGAAAACCTTTATCCAGGTGGAGACCTTGCCGTCTATGAGGACAGCTTAATTACAATGTGTGAAGAGgaaaatcaaaatgaagaaCGTGCAGAATCTTTACTGTTTTGTGAGAGGGAGGTTTCTTTGATGTCTTCCGTCAAATACGGGACTGTGGAAGACCTGCTTGCTTTTGCAAATCAGGTGTCTAACACTGCAAAACAATTTAAAGGATGCAGACAGCAAGAATCTGGAATCCTCTTGAATATGgtatgtcttttttcttttcacttgaaaattAGTAGGTATAGGTGTTACAAGTTACTGCTGAATCTAAGTGGAGATCACCTCCAGTCCCAGCAGTAACAGGCAGATTGTTGTTCACTGTGGAAGCTTGAGCCTGGAGGGAATCCCAGGCAGCTGTGAAGAAACATCTGCTCAGAAAGATGCAGTCTGTGTTGCGTGTTGGTAGCCTGGAGGTTAGAAAGCATTTCCCATTGCTGGAGGCAAGCTTAATACGTGCAGTAAGAAAGCAAAAGCCACAGCTGTGAGGGCTTACAAGGAGCATCTGGGAGTTCTCCAGTGCCTTTGCTTATACAGTAGCAGAGATCATTATGCACAATTCCCAGGTAAAGGTCTGGAATCTATTCTGAATTCATTATCTGCACAAAAGGTTGTAAAATATGGTAATACAAGGAGAAAAGGTGTTTAACATCAACAGCAACTTTCAGAAATACAATATTATGTAATATCACACAATACTAAATGCAAGCATAGATGTGGTGTCTTGAGagatgttaattattttttttcctaaaatgacCTTTGTTCTACAAACACCTGTAGATATTAGTGTCATTGAACTGCTAGTAAAAATTAGTTGCTTTGGAAACAACCAATCATGAAATGGAAgtttattcatatatttttgacctgctgttttgttttcttaatatgCTCTAGATCTGTCATCTAAAATTTTTGCATGCAGTGTGTTTTGCACATGAGGATTCATTGCTTGAGCCTTGCCAGTTTCTTAGGTGTGAAACAGCAAAGAGTAATGCATTATCCTGATTTTGAGGGAATATTGCAAAATGGTCACTTCTTGAATTGTAACATTGAAAGGACAATTACTAATACTAAATGTTTCCTATACTTAGGGTAGGCACTGTTTTATGTACTCACAGTTGTTTTGCTTGGATATTATTTCTATAGATGCATACAATTGGTATGAACCAGGTGTTATTAGGTGCACGTGACTCATTGAGCAACTGAGGATTGAAGGCAGGGCCTTAGCAATGGGTGCATTTCAACAGGCACATCTGCACTGTATGTAGCTGCCGCTCCTTAGCCAGGGTCAGGAGCATTTCTGGCTGTCTAGTTATCCCACAGACTGCACTGAGAAGGGCGTCCGAGTGCCCACACTGAGTTTCTTTAAGCTGGAAGAAGGCAGTCTACAGCCACAGGAGAATGTTCAGTTCATAATGTCAGGCAAGGATCTGGTCTGATGGGAAGCGTGCTGAAATGCGAATAGTGTGCTGTTAGTTGATCTCTTTTGTTCTGCTGATCAACCCTGTGTCCGTTGCTTACCAGGACAGTTGTAACACATGCAGATTAACTGGTTTCTGCCTGTGAAACATAGAAACGTGTAGGGGAGGTGCAGGAGCTGGTACAGTTTTTGCCTTGGTTCTAGTAAGCACCAGGGAGGCTCATTCTGCTCATCCTGAGCAAAGCGCTTGTATTAAAAAGGCACCGTCCACATCACTTAAGAACTTATCCTCCCAAAAGTTAACTAAGAATGAACTTATTTCACATATTTAAATACTAGTCACAAGTGCCAGTTTTAGCAGCGAAGATGCTACTTTCCTAAATCAAAACCAccaaggaaaagcacagattcTGTGCGTGACAGAATCTAAAACCGGTAATCTTCTAAGATGATGTTATCTTAGAAAGGTCTGCAGAAGAGCTGAGCACAGTGAGACCATGTGACAGATAGCGATAAATATCTTTGATCTACTTTTATATGTCTTTAAGCATCTTGGTTACCTATCGGTAAACAGGTTAACAATATTCTGTTTACTGATGATGCTGTATATCCCTGATTTAATAACCATATTTGCTGGAAACATTAGTGCTGTTTTAGCTAAGAGAATATGAAGAGACTTCAGAACCAATGTCAAACCTAAAGCAAGACTTCCATCACTACAGTCAGGAGTTTGATCTCTGGCATGTGCAGAGGGAAGGAGCTCTTCCAAAGGACAATTCAGAGCGAGATAATGACTTGGATGCTCAGGACCACTTCCTAGAGGAGCCTCCTTGCCCTGGTGGCAGTGCAGAGACCCAAGGCTCTCTGTGCATGACCACCTAAAGCAGATAGTGTGACTCCTGGTCACTTTTCAGCTGCAGTGTAAAACTGCAAGAAGGTAGCTGGTAAAATTGCAGCACACTTCTTCAACTGCTTAGTAAGCAGCAGAAATTCTGATTCGAGATGGAAAATTGAAATTCTTCTAGCAGTCCATTTGATATTAGGAAATGCTGAAACTCTTGCTCACATCATAGAAGATAGCCTGTGAGTAACAGCTATGTGGCATAACAAGTTAGCAGATTGCAGGAAGGGCAAACGTGTGCAGGTAAAGAGGTGGGTAATTTCATTAACCcagctgctgttgttgttgtttcaagACAATTAATTGCAACTTACACTTTGTGAGTTAGTCACTTGAGAGAAACGTGGATGCCTGGGCTGTGAATGGATGCCACACCTCACATGCTGTTCCCATTTGGTGTTTCTAAATAAAGACTGCTGAACAGATTGCGTGCATTGTGTACATACATAAgcaacatatattttttttccatcccatGTATAAGATTAATTAGACTTGATGTAGTTTTAACTTCAGAGTGATTTATTATTTCACTGTAACTTAACTCCACAGATCACTCCCAAGAATGGCCGCTATCAGATTGACTCGGATGTGCTCCTGTTTCCGTGGAAGCTAACTTACAGGAATATTGGCTCTGACTTTATTCCGCGAGGAGCTTTTGGGAAGGTGTACTTGGCCCAAGATAGAGAAACCAAGAAACGGATGGCATGCAAACTGGTATGTTAGTTCAGGAGCTTTATCTATGTGCAGATACTGTGTGACATGGAGCGTgtagtgtatttttaaatgtgtctGCATTACATTCCACTACTGGGCTGAATATTGCCTGTGTTCTGTTGGCCTACATAAAGCAAGAGAAATGGATGTTTTTAATTGTTAACTTGTTTTCAGCCTTGAGACTTAAAAAGTTTAAGCACTGTGGAAGTGTCTGGAAGCCTGTATAGCTATCCTGTGGGCAGGCCTGCTAGCccctgcagctgtgcctgggGTAAATGGAAGAATTTATGCTTGTCCTGCAGTAATTGTGGCAGTAATGTATCAACATGGAATCATGTCCCTGCTGGAGATGATAACGaaaccctgctgctgcagatgatTCTGGGATCCCACCCTTCAACTGAGGCTTTCAAACATGTGTTTTTGTTACTCCAATGGCATTTATGTCTTTGTGACCTCAGCTTATGTGCAGATCTCATGGTGTTTTGAACACTAGCTCAGCATAAGGTTGAGAGATGTCTCTAGGAAATTGCTGACCACCCCTCTATGTTAATGCAagcctgtgttttcttttaacatcaCCTTTCAATGAACTATTCTGAACTGAGGGTCAGTAAAACTCAGGTGGTATACTTGTCTATACCCCACCACTTGTGAATAAGTACCTGCTTTCTATGCACAACAGAATAGGCAGGGAGTTGTATGTCCTGCCCTTCTGCCAAACCTACTGGCCTAGAAAAGGATTTAGTTTGCCAGTCCTGCATAACCCACTGCAGGGTTAAAGTTATCTAATGTTTCTGAATGTGCAAAAAGGATTTCTCACTGCACTAAAATTATTAGTGTGTTAATTGCTTCACAGCCACAAGCCCGAGGGGCAGAGAATAAAAAGAGTGATAATAGCCTTCCTAGCAGTTTGTGTAAGCAAACATTGCCCATTGCTTTAATAATCTGCCATcagtacttttaaaataaataaagtgttGCTGAGTGCTCACTTTAAAGCAGACTTCCTTTCTCAGAAGCCATAAAAGAAGGCTGATAAGGAGTTAAACAAGGTCAGTAACGGTGTGGAGCACTGTCAGTCTGCAGACTGTGCTGAGCATTGTTGTGCTGCAAGCACTGATCCACATGTCAATACGGTGTACAGTTCTCGTAGAGCAGATGAGACTGCACAAAGCTAGCTGGAAAAGCAGTGGGATTTTTATCTCCTTCACCAGGAAGTTTGCATAGAGCTTTTGCGTAACAACCACCCGTTTTTGACGGGAATAACTCTTGCTACATTGCTTTTTCTGGAAGACTGCACTTTTTATTAGGGCAAGATTCCAAAAATGCTCTTATTTTTGAACAGGATGTATCTGGATTAGAAAGGAGTAAAGCACAAGATCAAAGTAAAGCTTTGTATTACAACAAGTAGTTAAGAGCCCTTTGCTTCCTTCTTCCATTTTAATCTATAGGAAAACTAACGCTAGTATAAATAACCTGAATTTTGAGCTGCTTTTATATGGTTCTGTTTCCACCTCCTAGGTGCCAGTGGAACAGTTCAAACCATCAGATGTAGAAATACAGGCATGTTTCCGTCATGAAAACATTGCTGAATTATATGGAGCTATTCTGTGGGATGAGACCATCCATCTCTTCATggaagctggggagggaggaTCTGTCAtggagaagctggagagctgtgGGCCTATGCGggaatttgaaataatttgggTGACAAAGCATATCCTGAAAGGGCTCGACTTTCTCCACTCCAAAAGGATTATCCATCATGATATCAAACGTAAGTGTGCTCGGTTCCCTTGGGGGTGCTCTCCGTTCCAGATCAGGGTGTGGCTCTCCTAAAAGCCTGCTACAGAGGTGGGGTGCGAAGCCTTGCATCACAGGGACAGAGAAACTGGATCATGCCAACAAATAATAAGGTCGGGTTCTTCGGCTAAGTTATATACACTATTCATTGCTATGTTAATGGAGAGGATGATTCAAAAGTCATCGGTTCTTTGCCTTTCTTGAGCAATacagatttgaaataaaaatcagaagaagTTTGAGCAAAATTATCAGAGTGCATTAAGCCAGAAGTTTACTTCTTTCTGTGGAAATTTGCcctaaatatttcctttcatagaatggcttgggttggaagggacctcaaggatcttCAAACTCCAACCTCTCTGCTGCAAGCAGGACccccaacctccccatttaatactagaccaggctgcccagggccccatccaacctggccttgaacacctccagggatggggcatccacagcctctctgggcagcctgttccagcacctcaccatgctcttggtaaagaacttccccctgacatccaacctaaatctttcctgtCTTCTTCTTGTGCCTGCTTTTAGTAGCTCTGTGCCTGTACGTGGCTGTTCCTCAGTTTGACTCCATTTTGGAACTAAATACATaatttctattgtttttttcttttaacaattatttcaaatttcaacttgtttgtttttaaaatcccCTGGGCATTAACTTGTGTAAATCATCAAAATATATTGATattaaaactaaaattattGGAATCATATTTAATTGCTTTATCATACAGCTTTAATGCGCTGCATATAATTTAATATTGAATACTCTTCCTCCCAGTATCTCCTCCCCACTGCAAACATATAAAATCTGCCTGCCACTCTATTAAGAGTGTTTCTAATTAAGACATATTTCCTCTGCAAGTTTATTTTggcttagattttttttctgtgtgtgtaaaatagaaatattcaaCTTAAGTGTTAGAATAATTAGTTGACAGGATGATTATCAGGAATTACCAGTGCcttctggaacaggttgctaggagagatggtggatgccccatccctggagacactgaTGGTGGCGCTGGacaaggctctgagcaccctgatcaagctgtaggtgtccctgttcctCAGAAGGGAGTTGGACCatatgacctttaaaggtcccttccaactcaaacagttctgttATTCTGTTATATTAGTAAAAGGTTTATTTGGAATACTACCCAGTGTCCTGCCTCAGATACCTGACATAGAAAAAGTACCCATACATCTGATTTCCTCCTGATTGAATCCTCTTCTGTTGAGTCCGTCATGCTGACATATGGGGGGATTGGGATTTTAGTGAGAGAAAGGCTGCCTTGAGCCAAGAAGGAGGAACCACTTTCTGTTGGATTTTAGCAGTAGGTCAATGGGTTGTTTTAACCCTTCATTGGAAAGCTATTAAATCACGAGAGCTGAggggggggacaatcacttccctgctcctgctgccagctatttctgatacaaaacaggatgccattggccttcttggccacctgggcacactgctggctcatgtttagctgagCATTGACTAACACTGCCAGACCCATTTCTTCCACGCAGTCTTTCAGAaactctgccccaagcctataatgttgcctggggttgttgtggcctAATGGAGTGTAGGGTCAGTGTTGGGCTTTTCCAGCTGTGGCAGATGAGAAgtgaagcagagctgtccctCTCTTCCTGTGTCCTGACAAGAAGTTGGAGTTGAGTGCAATCCCAAGGAAGCAGCAAAGCTTGCCACGTTTATGGCAATGCTGCATTCTGCATGATTTTTTATGTGTTGTGTAAAATCTGTATCTTCATAGTTATACTTAAAATTACTCATTTATTCATAGCACTTAAGTAGGCAGTTTTCTGGGAGATTACTTGAGGAATCAGAATAGTGCAGTGAAATTCAGTTTCTTCCCACTGTATGGTCACGGCGGGCACTATCAAGATGGGAAATGACCTGACTCCACTGTTTGCTTTGGggggaaaatatatttctcttgCATAACTTGGAGACTTGTCTGtggctgcagaagaaatgaataAGAATTTCTCAAGACTTAAAAAGAAGCATTACGCTCATAAATATTTGATCAGAAATACAACTGCAAAGAATGCCTAAGGCACAGTGTACTCAGAGGCTGAGTTTGATGAAGGAAAGTGAATGAAGCTCCTAGATAGTGCTGCAATTCAGGCAGGGAACTCTTTGCCTTTTCTTACTTTTACATTTATCTTCTTTCATTCTGCTGAGCCGCTGTTGCTGACAGGTATGGCTGTGGAGGGGCCTCAgctcttatttattttgctagtGTTAAGAAATCCCTTGGTGACCACAGTTTTGTTGTCTGTAGCAATAGTTGCACAGCGTGCTTGCAACTCTGGAGACAGGAAGGCTCTTCAGAGCAAGCCAGGAGACTGGCTGTGCAGAGGTCTCCATCAGTCCCCCAGCTTGATCCTTTGCCCTCAgccattttctctgtttctcactctattttatttttgttttgttttgttagaaaAATGACCAAACgttaatttctccttttaaacAAACCAGTCTTGCTTGATTTTCTGagatataattaaaaattgGTCTTGGATCACTAACAGACGTGTTTTGGCTAGCAGAAGGACTGACTGTTGGGACTGGTTGTGCTGGCCTCCTGTTTCAGGCAAACATCCAAATGAAAAAGTCACGTTGTGAAATAAACGCCCAACATGCTAGAACCTTAAATgccacttttttgtttttcttttagcaaGCAACATTGTGTTTATGTCAACTAAGGCTGTGTTGGTGGATTTTGGCTTAAGTGTTCAAATGACTGAGGACATTTACTATCCCAAAGACCTTAGGGGAACAGAGGTAAGACACAAGAGGGACAAAAATCTGTGTGTTGTATCACTCCTGTTACTGTGATGCCCACATTCAATTTTGGAGCTTGAGAGTAAATACATATATTACTTGATGTTAATATTTGTTTGTaagtttttaatgattttttttttttgaacttgCTGAGTGGAGAGTCAGGTGTTACA encodes the following:
- the MAP3K8 gene encoding mitogen-activated protein kinase kinase kinase 8 — encoded protein: MILCDVTGINIRSGFAKWTVMEYMSTGSDSKEEIDLLLTNLNMSEVIDIMENLYPGGDLAVYEDSLITMCEEENQNEERAESLLFCEREVSLMSSVKYGTVEDLLAFANQVSNTAKQFKGCRQQESGILLNMITPKNGRYQIDSDVLLFPWKLTYRNIGSDFIPRGAFGKVYLAQDRETKKRMACKLVPVEQFKPSDVEIQACFRHENIAELYGAILWDETIHLFMEAGEGGSVMEKLESCGPMREFEIIWVTKHILKGLDFLHSKRIIHHDIKPSNIVFMSTKAVLVDFGLSVQMTEDIYYPKDLRGTEIYMSPEVILCRGHTTKADIYSMGATIIHMQTGVPPWVNRYPRSAYPSYLYIIHKQAPPLEDIAEDCSTSMRELLEAALERNPNHRLSAAELLKHEALHPPPEDQPRCQSLDSALFERKRLLARKELQLPENITDSSLCTGSLEESDLVKRQRSLYIDLGALAGYFNIVRAPPALEYD